The sequence CGCCAGGAGGTGGTCGATGCCGTGGCCGAGGGCCGGTTCCATGTCTGGGCCGCGTCCAGCGTGGAGCAAGGGGCCGAGTTGCTCATGGGTAAGCCCGCGGGCAAACGCGGCAAGAACGGCAACTATCCCAAAACGTCCATTTTTGGCCGGGCGGATGCTGCGTTGGCGGAAATGGCCGAGGCGCTGCAAAAATTCGGCAAGGACGACAAAGAGGAAAAGGATTCCTGACGAGCTTCGGCTTTGTCGGGATGGCGGCTTGGGACCGGTCGGCGGAATGTCGGCCGGTCTTTTTGTGCGTGGAGGGGCGCATTGCGGTTGTGTCCTGGGGCGCGTTGCCGGAAGCTGCCGAGCAAGGCACGAATAATGCAATAAATCGCGGGAGGACAAGGGACCGACAGTAAAATGACCCCCAGACCGGCAATGTCTCCGCTGCCTGCCGGTCGAAACGAGGTGAGGCATGGACGAGGAACTGCGGGATTTTTTGAAACGACAGGCCAGAATCACGGCCGAATACACCCTGCTGGGCGAGCGCACCCCCAAGGACAAACAGCGCTATGTCTTTATCGGACGTCGGCGGGGCGGTTTTTCCGGCAATACCAAATATCAGTTTCTGCACATGTTGCGGCATCACCCGGAATTGGACTGCCGATACTTCACCGAGGAGCGCGGGGTATACAACGAATTGTGCGATGCGGGTCTTCCCGCTGCATATTTCCCATCGCGCCATGCCGTGGAAGTGCTGGCCGGAGCCGGAACCGTGGTGGTGGAATCCATCAGTTTCCGGACGCAAATTTATTATCCGCTGCTGGCCGGAGCCAGGCAGATTCAGCTCTGGCACGGCGTAGGCAACAAAAAGATCGGGTTTTTGCTGCGGGGCGTTCCGGTCCTCCAGGGCTATGAGGACGACCTCCTGCGCGACCACAGCGACTACGACCTCATTGTTTCCACCTCGCCGTTCTACACCGAGGAAGTGTTCCGCAAGTCCATGCATGCCAAGGAGTTCGCCTCCCTGGGGTATCCGCGTACGGATGTTTTGTACCGGCCTGTGGACAAGCAAACCCTGGTGGGCTGCGATCTCCAGGCCTACTCCCGGGTACGCCGCGCCGCCAAGCGCGGTCCTGTGGTGCTCTTTGCGCCCACGTTCCGCGATACGGACATGAATCCCATCACCCAGAACGTCCTGGACCTGCGTCGGCTGGTGGAGCTTTTTGCCGAGCACGACGCCCACCTGCTGGTCAAGCCCCACGGTCGGATTCCCCTGGAAACCGGAACCCTGCCGGACAACGTCACTTTTTGCCGTTCCGATTCGGACGTCTATCCCTTCTTCCCCCTGGTGGACGCCATGATTACAGATTATTCCTCCATCCACACGGAATTTTTGCTTATGAATCGTCCCGTGTTGTTTTTCTGGGCGGATTTTGACAGTTATATGGCCGTGGACCGGGGGTTTCAGTTCCCGTTTGAGTCCATGTGTCCCGGGCCGAAATGCCGCGACGCGGAAAGCCTGATCCGTGAGCTGGAAAACGTGCTCACCGGCGGACCGGACCACTGGGCCGAAGCCCGGAGCGCCCTGCGCGACAAAGCGTTTTCCCATCAGGATGGCCGTTCCGCCCAGCGTGTGGCCGAACACATCCTGCAAGGCGAATTCGCGCCAGCCGTCAGTGGGCAGACCGTTTCCTGAGCGGTACGACTACGTCAACACACCGGAATTACAAGGATAGCAAGGTCATGAACGAACCCAAGACCATTCGTAACGGCGCAACCTATTTCGGACGCATCGATCGGCAACAATGGAACGGCTGGACTGTGCTGGCTCTTGGGGATGTGGACGTGGATCCGGACATTCCGGAAGAGTATGTGGTCCGGGTTCCGAATCCGGCGCAAGTCCGGCCGGAGAATTTGGTCGAGCGTCTTCCCGGGGAGCATGCCCGGCGGCCTCTTGCCCTGGTCATGCCCGAGCAGCCCGGTCCAGACAATGGCGCGGCCCAACGCCGATTGCTCATGCATCTGCTCCGCAAACATTACCATGCCGTGTTCGAAGGGCTTACGCGGCAGGATCCTCCCGGGCCTTTGCAGCCTTTGCTGCGCGGACTGCGCGACCCCTCCAGAAGCATCCATCAATTGCAGAATTATCCCTGGCTGCTGCGCTACCCTCTGGTGGACCAATTGCAAAACGTCTTTCAGGATACGCCGGCACTGATCTTGGTGGGCGGTCCCTCTTTTCGTGAGCTGCTGCCCCGCCTGCCGGAGCTGGCCAAGCATTGCCTGGTGATCTGCATCGCCCGCACCCTGCGCCCCTGCCTGGAGGCCGGGGTGGAGCCGGATTTTGTGGTGCAGTACGACACCAATCCCGAGCAGGCCCAGTTCTATGAAGAATTGCCGCGGCTGGAGCACACCACGCTTGTTTCCCTGTCCACGGCCTACATCGCTCCCTATGCGGATTTGTTCCGTGGGGTGCTCTTTCGCGGCAGCTTCGGCAAAAATTTTCTGCCCAACCCGTTCACCATGCGCGAAGGCACCGAAGGCTCGCTCATTGCCTGTTTGGGATTGGTGGAGGTGTTGGGCTGTTCCCATACGTTCGTCACCGGCACGGACCTGAGTTGGCCTTTGGACGGATGCCGGTATGGGACATCAAAGGTCTCCGAATTTTCAGAGTCGGAAGAGACGGCCATCGCTCCCGACGACCAGCGGGTTCACCTGGTGAACGGCATGTGGGTGCGACTGCGGCGTCGGGATGGTGAAATCGTCAATTCCAACTGGAACTTTGTGGCTGCCGCGGTCAAGGCCGAAACCATGGCTCGGGAAATCAATCAGGCCAACGGTACCCGGTTTTTCACCATGAATGACAGCACCCTGCTGGATGATGAGGTGTTTCCCACCAGCCCCGAAGAAGCGGTGCGCGCCCTGCCGACCCTGGACCGCCACGCCCTGCGGCAGACCATTGACACGGCTTTGACGACGAGGGAATCCATTCATCTTGAGCGGCTCTATGAGTACCTCAAGTCCTGGGAGCAGGGACTTGCCTCCATGGGGGAACTTTTTGCCATGCGCCGCCTGAATCCCAAGGAGCAGTCCAAACTGAAGACCGACATGTTTGTGCGGCTGCTGGAAAATTTTCGCGGTGCCTGCTGGATGCGCGGAATGAATGATCCCGTGGAGTCGGCTTCACGCTTTATCCGCATTTGGAAAGGCCACAACGCCCGGGCCGCAAAACTGGCTTTGGCGCACCACCGCGTGGCCGGGGGGATTCCCCTGCCGTTGCTCTGCCGTGCGGATGAGCAACCCGGCCTGCTGCGCGCTTTGGAGCAATACCTGCCCGGAGGCCGGTTCACGATCCGGCTGGTGGTTCCCTTTGGCAAAAAGAAGACCAGCCCCACGGAATTCGACGACATGGACCTCAAGCCCCTGCTGGATGGATACGATTTGATCCTGGTATCGCCCGCTGTGCAGAAGCGGTATCGCCACTTCTGGAGCATGGCTCCGGACGACAGCGTGTTGGACGTGGACTGGCTGGTCGGGCAGCGCTCCATATAGCGACTCGACGGACGGCCGGTTTTTTTCGCATAAGATCATCCCGCGTTCCGCGCGGCAACGGCCAAAGGAACGGCCTCGGCTGTCCATGGTCCGTTGGCAAGGGATCACACTCTGCTGAATCCGGCCCTGCCACCCCGGTTTTGCGCTGCCACTGACCACTATTTTTCGATCCGACATGGACTTGTCCCCGGACTCGTGTCTATGATGGGACACGGGGTCACAACTATCGCAGGAGATATCAAATGAATGTTTTCCCTATGTTGCTCATTGCCGTGGGCGTCTACAACGCCCTGGCGTTTTTGTTTCCGGAATCTCTGGCCGGAGCGCTGGTCTCGGTTCCGCTGCTCTCGGGGCGTGTTCTGTCCGTAACCACGGGGGAACTCGTCATTTGCCTCGCCGTGTTGCTGCTGTTCGTGGAAATCGTCAAAGCCACGCGCACCGGCGGAGCCACAGCCATCGACCATGCGCTGTCCCTGGTTTTGTTCGTGGTCTGCCTCATTGAATTTCTGGCGGTTCCCGCCCTGGGGACCGGAACCTTCATGATCATCACACTGCTCACCCTGCTGGACGTGATCGCTGGATTCACGGTCAGCCTGAGTACCGCCCGCCGCGACCTGATGGTTGGCAGCGCCTAGCCGGACCCGGCATCGGCCGCCCCGGTTTGGGGCTATGGCACGCCGTGCACTACGCGGCTGCCGGAACATTGCGGCCCGTTGCTCCGGGCCTATGCCGCCTTTTGGTTCTTTTTCATTGCAGCGGTTGGTTCATCGCCAGCGCGTTGCCATACGCCCTGGTTCGTCTTGTTCGAGCCGGGGCGTTTTGTCCCGCACTTTCCCCGGCACCTGTCCTGTCAGATGTTGGGTGCCACTGTGTTGTTTTCCAAAAAATAACACGACCGTTCTTGTGATTTCCACCTCTCGTTATATACTTGGCGTTCATTGGAACGCCCCGCGGGTCTTGCTCGTTTTTTTGTACACTAACACGCTACAATTGAATGTTTTTTTGCATGTCGGCCGATTCGCGACGCCCATGCATGCGGCCCGCCACACGGAAGCATTATTCGCGAAAAGCGGTAGCTGCCCCTTTTCGCGCAGGAGAGGTTGCCCATGACCCTGCGACGCCAATTGATCCTTTTTTTTCTGCTTGCCGGATTGCTCCCCCTCGGCAGTGTCGGCATCATCAGCGAGTGGGCCTCCACGGACGCCCTGCTCAGCCAAGCCTATCAACAACTTGTTTCCGTGCGCGAGATCAAGCGTTCTTGGATCACGGATTATATGGAAACCATCCATGACCAGATTCTGACGCTTTCCGAAAACCAGATGGTTGTGGACGGCATGCGCGCGGCTGCCCGGGGCATCAACACGTATCTCTCCGAGCGCCGCATCGAGCCGGAGCAAGTGGATGCCATGCGCCGGGAACTGACGGGCTACTATCGAAGCGATTTTTCCACGGAATATAACAGCCGGACCGGGCAGGACGCGCCGCTGGAGCGCATGCTTGCCGGGTTGGACGATGTGGCCGTGGTCATGCAGCACGCCTTTATTCAGGACAACAGCCACCCATTGGGCAGTAAGGATTTGCTGGACGACCCCGGGGACGGCACCCGCTACGCCATGCTCCACGCGCGCATACATCCCAAGCTACGAAGCTATCTAAAGGAATTTGGATACTACGACATTTTTCTGGTGGAACCGAAAAGCGGACGCATCGTGTATTCCGTGTTCAAGGAGCTGGACTTTGCCACGTCGTTGAGAACCGGTCCCTACGCCAACAGCGGCATCGGGCGCGTTTTCCAGCAGGCCGTGGACAAGGGAAAAGAGGTCGTGGTCTTTGACGATTTTGACCGCTATACCCCTTCCTACGAAGCTCCGGCC is a genomic window of Paucidesulfovibrio gracilis DSM 16080 containing:
- a CDS encoding CDP-glycerol glycerophosphotransferase family protein, which produces MDEELRDFLKRQARITAEYTLLGERTPKDKQRYVFIGRRRGGFSGNTKYQFLHMLRHHPELDCRYFTEERGVYNELCDAGLPAAYFPSRHAVEVLAGAGTVVVESISFRTQIYYPLLAGARQIQLWHGVGNKKIGFLLRGVPVLQGYEDDLLRDHSDYDLIVSTSPFYTEEVFRKSMHAKEFASLGYPRTDVLYRPVDKQTLVGCDLQAYSRVRRAAKRGPVVLFAPTFRDTDMNPITQNVLDLRRLVELFAEHDAHLLVKPHGRIPLETGTLPDNVTFCRSDSDVYPFFPLVDAMITDYSSIHTEFLLMNRPVLFFWADFDSYMAVDRGFQFPFESMCPGPKCRDAESLIRELENVLTGGPDHWAEARSALRDKAFSHQDGRSAQRVAEHILQGEFAPAVSGQTVS
- a CDS encoding 6-hydroxymethylpterin diphosphokinase MptE-like protein; the encoded protein is MNEPKTIRNGATYFGRIDRQQWNGWTVLALGDVDVDPDIPEEYVVRVPNPAQVRPENLVERLPGEHARRPLALVMPEQPGPDNGAAQRRLLMHLLRKHYHAVFEGLTRQDPPGPLQPLLRGLRDPSRSIHQLQNYPWLLRYPLVDQLQNVFQDTPALILVGGPSFRELLPRLPELAKHCLVICIARTLRPCLEAGVEPDFVVQYDTNPEQAQFYEELPRLEHTTLVSLSTAYIAPYADLFRGVLFRGSFGKNFLPNPFTMREGTEGSLIACLGLVEVLGCSHTFVTGTDLSWPLDGCRYGTSKVSEFSESEETAIAPDDQRVHLVNGMWVRLRRRDGEIVNSNWNFVAAAVKAETMAREINQANGTRFFTMNDSTLLDDEVFPTSPEEAVRALPTLDRHALRQTIDTALTTRESIHLERLYEYLKSWEQGLASMGELFAMRRLNPKEQSKLKTDMFVRLLENFRGACWMRGMNDPVESASRFIRIWKGHNARAAKLALAHHRVAGGIPLPLLCRADEQPGLLRALEQYLPGGRFTIRLVVPFGKKKTSPTEFDDMDLKPLLDGYDLILVSPAVQKRYRHFWSMAPDDSVLDVDWLVGQRSI